In one window of Anser cygnoides isolate HZ-2024a breed goose chromosome 3, Taihu_goose_T2T_genome, whole genome shotgun sequence DNA:
- the THBD gene encoding thrombomodulin encodes MRRLPLLLLPLLAGLRPAPGEPEPAEAAPSGAQCLEHDCFAVFWAPLPFAAASAACERHGGHLMTVRSTVAEDAIALLLQNRGGRLWLGLRLATPCTEPAQRLRGFQWVTGDSRTDYANWQPSGRSCGSRCATVSRELRWEERGCEEPADGFLCEYNYPDSCPRLPPADGLPAAYRTPFGVRGGDFLALPPGSTALIPALGLELRCAAAGGGGGLRWGRAEPGAWPCRLAGGGCEGSCAEPGGRPSCSCPAGKALGPDGRGCASPCAGAPCQHHCVPNGDTFLCMCEAGYQLAPDKSSCEDVDDCAVSPGLCEQACINTEGGFECRCHHGYEMVEGRCQPVSSCYAAPCEHRCEDVPGGYRCSCMPGYAVHPQEPARCVLYCNRSQCPAECSSNTRYCYCPEGFVLDEASSNDTVFCVDIDECEMGFCDHNCTNQPGSYACHCSDGYVLVDRNHCQETQTEDGGGSSGDFELWTPVPSRGPPKMEHLHPGALVGIAMGVLCAALVLLAVGYHLAKKRCRPPASMDYKCGSPHEKEMGLQQVTTGCAASGQKL; translated from the coding sequence GCCGGCGGAGGCCGCCCCGTCGGGGGCGCAGTGCCTGGAGCACGACTGCTTCGCCGTCTTCTGGGCGCCGCTGCCCTTCGCCGCCGCCAGCGCCGCCTGCGAGCGGCACGGCGGGCACCTGATGACAGTGCGCTCCACCGTGGCCGAGGACGCCAtcgcgctgctgctgcagaatcGCGGCGGGCGGCtgtggctggggctgcggctggCCACCCCCTGCACCGAGCCGGCGCAGCGGCTGCGCGGCTTCCAGTGGGTGACCGGCGACAGCCGCACCGACTACGCCAACTGGCAGCCGTCGGGGCGCAGCTGCGGCAGCCGCTGCGCCACCGTGTCGCGGGAGCTGCGCTGGGAGGAGCGCGGCTGCGAGGAGCCGGCCGACGGCTTCCTCTGCGAGTACAACTATCCCGACAGCTGCCCGCGCCTGCCGCCCGCAGACGGGCTGCCCGCCGCCTACCGCACGCCCTTCGGCGTCCGCGGCGGGGACTTCCTGGCGCTGCCCCCCGGCAGCACGGCGCTCATCCcggcgctggggctggagctgcgcTGCGcggccgcgggcggcggcggggggctgcgctGGGGCCGCGCCGAGCCCGGCGCCTGGCCCTGCCGCCTGGCCGGCGGCGGCTGCGAGGGGAGCTGCGCCgagccgggggggcggccgagctgctcctgccccgcCGGCAAGGCGCTGGGCCCCGACGGCCGCGGCTGCGCCTCGCCCTGCGCCGGGGCACCCTGCCAGCACCACTGCGTGCCCAACGGCGACACCTTCCTCTGCATGTGCGAGGCCGGCTACCAGCTGGCCCCCGACAAGAGCAGCTGCGAGGACGTGGACGACTGCGCCGTGTCGCCGGGGCTGTGCGAGCAGGCCTGCATCAACACCGAGGGCGGCTTCGAGTGCCGCTGCCACCACGGCTACGAGATGGTGGAGGGGCGCTGCCAGCCTGTCTCCAGCTGCTACGCGGCGCCCTGCGAGCACCGCTGCGAGGATGTGCCCGGCGGCTACCGCTGCAGCTGCATGCCTGGCTATGCAGTCCACCCGCAGGAGCCCGCCCGCTGCGTGCTGTACTGCAACCGCAGCCAGTGCCCAGCCGAGTGCAGCTCGAACACCCGCTACTGCTACTGCCCAGAGGGCTTCGTGCTGGACGAGGCCTCCAGCAACGACACGGTCTTCTGCGTTGACATCGATGAGTGCGAGATGGGCTTCTGCGACCACAACTGCACCAACCAGCCCGGCAGCTATGCCTGCCACTGCTCTGACGGCTATGTGCTCGTCGACAGGAACCACTGCCAGGAAACCCAGACGGAGGATGGCGGGGGCTCCTCAGGAGACTTTGAACTCTGGACGCCCGTCCCCAGCCGTGGCCCACCAAAAATGGAGCACCTGCATCCCGGTGCACTGGTGGGCATTGCCATGGGCGTCCTGTGTGCggccctggtcctgctggccgtTGGGTACCACCTGGCCAAGAAGCGCTGCCGGCCACCCGCCTCCATGGATTACAAGTGCGGCAGCCCCCACGAGAAGGAGATGGGACTTCAGCAGGTGACCACGGGCTGTGCCGCCTCTGGCCAGAAACTGTAG
- the SSTR4 gene encoding somatostatin receptor type 4, which translates to MSVDAEQLPLWAASEVPPNTSTASAEAGRLQGLSAWGGRAGEIAGMVVIQCIYALVCLLGLLGNSLVIFVILRYAKMKTATNIYLLNLAIADELFMLSIPFVATSAALHHWPFGRALCRTVLGVDGLNMFTSVFCLTVLSLDRYIAVVHPLRAATYRRPRVAKMVNGGVWLLSLLVASPIPIFAGTATTRDGQAVACNLLWPSPAWSAAFVVYTTLLGFLLPVLAMGLCYLLIVGKMRAVAQRVGWQQRRRSEGKLTRLVLMVVAMFVVCWMPFYVVQLVNLLLPGRLDAMVNNASLILSYSNSCANPILYGFLSENFRHSFHGVLRRCLDASLCCCHTKAGVTEEEEEEEEPLDYCAVPRGNDKGKGCMCPPLPCQQEPAHPEPCCKPGTLLAKTTTF; encoded by the coding sequence ATGAGTGTCGACGCTGAGCAGCTGCCCCTCTGGGCCGCCTCCGAGGTGCCCCCCAACACCAGCACAGCCTCGGCAGAGGCTggcaggctgcaggggctgtCGGCGTGGGGTGGCAGGGCAGGCGAGATCGCCGGCATGGTGGTGATCCAGTGCATCTACGCCCTGGtgtgcctgctggggctgctgggcaaCTCGCTGGTGATCTTCGTCATCCTGCGTTACGCCAAGATGAAGACGGCCACCAACATCTACCTGCTCAACCTGGCCATTGCTGATGAGCTCTTCATGCTCAGCATCCCCTTCGTGGCCACCTCGGCCGCCCTGCACCATTGGCCCTTCGGCCGGGCGCTGTGCCGCACCGTGCTGGGTGTGGACGGGCTCAACATGTTCACCAGCGTCTTCTGCCTGACAGTGCTCAGCCTGGACCGCTACATCGCCGTGGTGCACCCGTTGCGGGCGGCCACCTACCGCCGCCCACGGGTGGCCAAGATGGTCAATGGGGGCGTGTGGCTCCTCTCCTTGCTGGTGGCCTCGCCCATCCCCATCTTCGCAGGCACGGCGACTACCCGCGACGGCCAGGCGGTGGCCTGCAACCTCCTGTGGCCGAGCCCAGCCTGGTCAGCTGCTTTCGTGGTCTACACCACCCTGCTGGGCTTCCTGCTGCCGGTGCTGGCCATGGGGCTGTGCTACCTGCTGATCGTGGGCAAGATGCGGGCGGTAGCACAGCGggtgggctggcagcagcggcggcgctCCGAGGGCAAGCTGACACGCCTAGTGCTGATGGTGGTGGCCATGTTTGTGGTCTGCTGGATGCCTTTCTATGTGGTGCAGCTGGtgaacctgctgctgcctggccgCCTGGATGCCATGGTCAACAACGCCTCCCTCATCCTCAGCTACTCCAACAGCTGCGCCAACCCCATCCTCTATGGCTTCCTCTCAGAAAACTTCCGGCACTCCTTCCATGGCGTGCTGCGCCGCTGCCTCGACgccagcctctgctgctgccacaccAAGGCGGGGGTcaccgaggaggaggaggaggaggaagagccccTCGACTACTGTGCCGTGCCCCGGGGTAACGACAAGGGCAAGGGCTGCATGTGCCCaccgctgccctgccagcaggagCCTGCACACCCTGAGCCCTGCTGCAAGCCTGGCACCCTCCTGGCCAAGACCACCACCTTCTAG